From the Thermococcus sp. genome, the window AAGCTCAAATACGGTAGCAACTACAATCTCGAGGGCAAGAAGGTTCTCATCGTTGACGACATCAGTGACACAGGTGAGAGTTTAACCCTTGCAAAGAACTACGTCGAGAGCCAAAAACCGACAGAAACAAGGACCGCCACACTCCTCACGATAATGGGTTCGCGCTTCAAGCCCGACTACTACGGCGAGGAAATTGACTGGACCTGGGTAGTCTTTCCGTGGAACTTCGTTGAGGACATGATAAACCTCGTCAACAGCCTCCTTGAGGAGAAAGAAGCTTTAACCACTGACGAAATCATCGCGCTTTTCAGGGAGCTTCACAACCTCGAGGTTCCCAAGGACAAGCTTGAAGAAGCGCTTAGAATGGCCGAGCTCAGGAAGGTTTTTAAGTCCCGCGAGGGAGCCTGGCGCAAAGCCTAAGGGTGTTGGGGTTGAACAGGGAGAAAAAGGTCGAGGAGATCAAGAACCACAGCGTCTATGCCAGCGAAATCTATGAGATGCACAGCGAGAGCATAAACGAGGTCATAGACAACTACGAGGGCCTGAAGGAGGACTACCTGAGCGAACACTCGCGCGCGAGGATAGTGAGGATAGTCTTCAACGAGGATAATGATCTCCCGCTGGCCATAGAGTTCAACAGGAAGGATGACTCCTTCAAGGGATTCACCATAGCCATAGGCAAGCCCCATATAAGGAGCAACGGAGACGATTGAGACCGTTGCCTTATATTTTATGCCCTAGCACTTTCTAACGGGAGGCGACAGGTTTTAAACGGTTTTTCACAATGACCTTCGGTGAGTGAGATGAAGAAGGGAGGCCTGCTTGCAATCATACTCCTCGTTGCTCTGCTGAGTCCCCCCGCTACATCAGCCGCATCAACAAAGCCCCTCGTTGTGGCAACGATAGCACCCCTCGCAGGGATAGTTAAGGACGCCTTTGGGGATTCGGTTCAGGTTGTTTACCTCATTCCCCCGGGCATTGACCCCCATGAGTACCAGCTCACTGCCAAGCAGATAGCACTCCTCCAGAGGGCAGACGTCATAGTGACGACCGACGGTCACCTTCCGGTCGAGAAGAAGATAGCCGAGCTGCAGGCAGAGGGAACTATAAAGGGGAAAGCCCTCTTTGCGGACGATTACGCGAGGGAGGGCTTCCGTTACCTGACTGAAAGATGGTACACCGGCAAGGACAACCCTCACGGTGTCTGGCTGGATCCCACCAATGCATTAGCAATAGCGAAGGCAACTGAGAAGGCACTTGAAGAGATTGACCCGGCAAACGCCAACATATACGCCATGGAATACAATAACTTTCAGGAGAGGGTGAACGCGATAGTTAAGGCCTACCGAGCTCTCGTGGGGCACAACAAAACGGCGGTCATACAGATGCCTCCCGACCAGTACGCAATAGAGTGGCTCGGAATAAAGGCCGTCGCCGCCATAAAGCCCGAGGAGGAGGCTCCTGCAGTGGGGGTTGACAACCTGCTACCGGAGGCTGCAAACTCCAGCCTGATAGTTTACGGCGTTGACAGCCCCGATCAGCTGAAGAAAGCCGCCTTTGAACTCGCAGAAAAGAGCGGAAAACCCATCGCAGGGATAATAGTCTTCGGAACGGATGAGCCCTACACGAAGCTCTTGATAAAGAACACCGCCGCGATCTTAGAGGCCATCACCGGAAAGGGGCCCATCGAAAAGCCAGTTCAGGGCCCAAACGTTGGAACCTACGTCATCGTCTCCCTCGTTGTTGGACTCGTACTCGGAACCGCGATCGGTGTTGTTTTGAAGAAGTGAGCCGTTTCTATTTTCTTTTGAACAGTTCCGGAGAAATAAACGGGGAGAGAGAATCACTCCCTCCTGTAGGGAATTCCGTCCCACTTTGGCGGCCTGGCCCTGCCTATTATACCCGCCACCACTATAAGGGTCACCACGTAGGGCAGTGTCGCTATGAACTGCCAGGGAATCGCCCCGGCGAGCCACGGGTTGCTCTGTATATATATTGCTAGATTGTCGAAGAATCCGAAGATGAAGCCCCCCACAAGGGCCACTAGTGGATTCCAACCACTGAAGACCATGTTGGCCAGCGCTATGAATCCCCTTCCCGCGGCTATCGTTTTTGTGACGGTTCCAAGCCAGTCCACGCTCAGGTAAGCTCCGGCAACCCCTGCCAGCGCCGACGCTATCAAAACCGCGGTGAAGCGATAGAGCTCAACGTTTATCCCAAGTGCGTCGGCCGCCTCAGGGTTCTCACCGACGGAGCGGATGCGCAGGCCAAAAGGCGTCTTGAAGAGCACCCACCAGGCTATGAACGCGACCACAAAAGTTATCGGAACCATTGGACTCAGAGAGTTGCCGAAGGCGTCCATCCAGAGGGGGGTTATCTGGGCGTAGCTCGGAACCTGGTGCTGCCCTGCCGTGCCCCAGTAGGCGAGGATTCCGAAGGCGACACCGCCGTAGCCAATGAGGTTTATACCTATACCCGGTATGACATGGTCGCCTTTGAGGTAGACTGTTATCACGCCGTGGACAACCCCAAGGGCGATGCCGGTCAGTGCTCCCCCGAGCAGGCCGACCCAGCCACTGTGGGCGGCCTCTGCAAAGATTGTCCCGAAAAACGCTGAGAGCATCAGTATTCCCTCGTAGCCTATGTTGACCACGCCAGCCCTCTCGCTTATCGCCGCCCCGACGCTGGTGAGGGCTATGGGCACCATGGCCGCGAGTGACCCGAGGAGGAGGCTGACTATCATCGTCCCGTTCACTGTGATCCCCTCCTAAAGAGCCTTGCGAAGAGGTCGAGCAGTCCAGGAACGGCAACGGCCACGATGATTATTCCCTCAATGACCTTTACCATCTCAAGCGGAACACCCGTCTGCTGCATCTGGGTGGCGCCAGCGTTAAGGGCACCAAAGAGGATCCCGGCGAAGATTATTCCGAGGGGATGATCCCTGCCGACGAGGGAGACGCCTATTCCGTCGAAACCGTAGCCGTAGACATTGGCCAATCCCTGACTTATCGAGTAGTTTGGAGGTATACCCATTACCTGAACCGCACCCGCCAACCCGGCTGTCATTCCACCGATGAGGAAAGACCATATCATAGCGGTCTTGGGATTTATTCCACCGTATTCCGCCGCTCTCGGATTTTGGCCGCTGGCCCTGAGCTCGTAGCCGAGCCTCGTGTGCCACATTATAATGTAGACCACTATGGCGGTTAGCACCGCTACGATGAAACCCAGCGAGAGCGTGGAGTTCTGAACGAGGAGTGGGAGCCTCGCCCCAGGGGGTATAGATAACGTGCTGTTGGGGTTGTCTGGGTTGGCTAGGACACTGAGGGCCATCCAGCCGGCGAGATAGAAGGCTATCCAGTTGAGCATTATCGTCGAGATGACCTCGTGAACACCGCGGTAAACCTTGAGGGCCGCGGCCGGAAGCATCCAGAGGGCACCGATAAGCAGTCCGCCGAGTAGTCCGGCGAGAGGGTTTTGGAATATCTGTGTCACCCCAATGGCGGTAATGGCACCGAAGTAAACCGAACCCTCCGCGCCTATGTTGAAAAGACCCGTCCTTGAACCGATGGCGAAGGTTATAGCCGTGAGCATAATGGGGGTGGACTTGCTGAGGGTCTCAGCGAAGTTTCCCACTGAGCCAAAGGAGCCCTCTAAGAGGGCCTTGTATGCTGTGATGGCATCGTAACCGCTGAGCCAGAGCACTATCGCACCAACAAGGGCACCTATCAGTATCGCGAGAACGCTCTCGGTCAGGGGTTTCCAGTAGCCGCGAAGCTCGTCTGAGAAGCTCATTCCTTAACACCCCCCATCATGAGACCTATCTGCTCCTCCGTCACCTCATGGGGCTTGACGATTCCCATAAACTGGCCCTCGTACATTATGGCCATTCTATCGCTGAGCTGGAGAACCTCGTCGAGGTCCGCTGAAACGAGGAGAACCGCCTTATCCCCATCCCTCAGCTTGACCAGGTAGTTTCTGATGTACTCGGTTGATGCAACGTCCACACCACGGGTCGGTTGTGATGCTATGATCAGCTCTGGTTTCTTGCTAACCTCCCTCGCTACGATGAGCTTCTGCTGGTTTCCGCCGCTGAGAGACTTAACCGGCGACTTAACGCCGGGAGCATTTATGTCAAACTCCTCTATCAGGCGTTTCGTGTGTTGCTCCACGTTCTTCCAGTCCATAAGCCCGGCCCTTGAGAACTCTTTTCTCCACTGCATACCGAGTATGGCGTTCTCCATAACGGTCATATCGAGAACCAACCCCATGTGGGTTCTGTCCTCGGGGGTGTGGGATATACCCATATCGTATAGTTCCTTGGGCCCCTTGCCCGTTATGTCCACGCCGTTCACTTTCACCCTGCCCTTTTCCACCTTCCTCAGTCCTGTTATGGCCTCTATCAGCTCACTCTGTCCGTTGCCCTCGACGCCGGCTATTCCGAATATCTCTCCTGCCCTGACCTGGAAGGAGAGCCCCCTCACTGCTTCTTCACCGCGGTCGCCCTTGACCCATAGGTTCTCAACGTGGAGGATGGCCTCCCCGGGTTCCTTGGGCGGCTTTTCTATCCTCAGGACAACGTCCCTGCCCACCATCATCCTGGCGAGGAGTTGCGGCGTCGCTTCCTCCGTTTTAACGGTGCCTATAACCTCTCCCCTCCTGATGACGGTTACCCTGTCGGTTATCTCCATGACCTCGTTGAGCTTGTGGCTGATGAAGATGATGGTCTTTCCCTGGCTCTTTAGCTTTCTTAGGACGTCGAAGAGCTCCTTGACTTCTATCGGGGTCAAAACGGCGGTGGGTTCATCGAGTATGAGGAGGTCGATATCCCTGTAGAGCATCTTAAGTATCTCGATCCTCTGCTGAACTCCCACTGGAAGGTTCTCAACAGGCACATCAAGCGGAACTTGGAAGTTGAGTTCATCCATAAGTTTTTGGAGCTTTTTTCTGGCCTTATCGACGTCTATCCTTGAGAAAAGGCCGTGGCCCTCCATTCCGAGGATTATGTTCTCAAGAGCGTTGAACACTTCAACGAGGGTGAAGTGCTGGTGGACCATCCCAATTCCGTTAGTCAGGGCATCAGCGGGACTCTTAAAGTGGACCTCCCTACCGTTCAAAAGGATAGTCCCCTTCGTGGGTTTGAGCATACCGAAAAGGATCTTCATTAGGGTCGTTTTTCCGGCCCCATTCTCACCGAGAAGACCGAGTATCTCGCCATTGTAAACCTTAACATCGACCCCCTTGAGGGCCTTGGTTCCATCGGGATAAACCTTGACGATGTTTCTCATCTCGAGCAAAGGGGTCTCCTCTTCCACGGGATCACCTCCAGGAACAAAGTAAAGAAAAGGGGATCAGTGTTTGTGGGTCTTATAGTATTCAAGGCCCCAGTAGGCACCGAAGCGGTAGCCACCCTCGAACTTGTAGAGAACCGGTATCTCCATACCGAGGACGATTCCTATCGTGTCCTTGTGGTCGTTGAGCGCTATGAGTGAGGCCAGTGCACCCGCGAGTGCAGAACCCTCATTCTCCTTGAAGAGAACCATCTGAACGTTGTGCGGCATGTTTGGATCATAGCCATCTATGAGAACGAATCTCTGCTTGGGATACTCCTGGGCGACCTTCTTGACCGCATTGGTCATCATGAAGCCGACGGCGATGATTATGTCGTACTGACCTGTCTTGGCGAGGCTCTGGAGATTGGGGTAGTAGTCGTTCGGGCTGTTGCTCTGGAGCTGGGTGAGCTGAAGTCCAAGGTCTTTGACGGCCCTCTCAGCACCCATGTAGGCCATATCGTTGAAGCTCAGGTCACCCCTGCCACCGACGTCGAAGACAATTGCTATTTTCTTCGTGTTCTGCCTCTCGTTGAGGGTCTTGTTAAAGTAGGTTTCTGGCTTGGGGTTGCTCTTGGCCCATTCCCTTCCAAGCGTCTCCATAGTGCTGAGGTTCTTGGCGTTTCTGAGCTGGGTTATCTCGTCTTTGTTTATGGCCATCGGGACGACTATCTTGCCGCTCACTATCTCCTGCTGGAGCTGGTCAACCGCCTGCCATATCCAGGCCGGAATCTGATGGCGGGTCTCGTTGAGGTAATTGAGGAGTTGCTGCTCGTTCTGGAAGCCGAGCTCTTGAAGCTTCTTCTGTTTGACATCAGGTGGGAGTGAGTCGAACATGGCCTTTACGTCCTGGAGGGTGCTGAGCTTAACGCCTCCGTCTTTGAGACCGAGCTCAACAACGCCGCCTCTGAACTGGTTTTCCTCCGCTTCCTTAACCGCATCGTAGACACCGACGTCAACGCGCTTCATCATCGATGCAATTATAACACCGGGCTTAATCCAATCCTGGGCAGAGTCAACACCTATGGCAAAGGGTGGGCCCATCTTCTTGTTGTTAGCCTTGAGATAATCTGAAACTGCCTCAAAAACACCAAGTCCGGTTCCGCCTGCGACCTGGTAGATTACCCAAGCACCCTGCTGGAGCTGTGCCTGAGCCGCCTGCTTGCCCTTCGCGGGGTCACTGAAGGATCCGGTGTAGGTGTAGAGGATGTTTATCTTAGTGGGGGTTGGACTGTTCGTAGCAGTTGGATTGCTGGTTGAGTTGCTCCCATTTATACAACCACTGGCCACAACACTAAGGGCCATGAGACCTATCAAAAAGATGCTTAGCCACTTCTTCATATGGACACCCCGAAAGTTTTCGAGTGTTGCTTCCTGTAACAGGATAAATACTTTACGGTTTCACCAGATCACCGAAAATCCAGAAAAGATTTTAACCATTATGTAAAACTCCCTACCATGTTGAAGAGAATAGCGGAACTGGATTCGGGAGTCGTTTTAATAACGGGCAACGGGAAAAAACTCGCAAGGATATACCTCAACTCCTGGGCACGGAGAGGGATGCGTATTCTTGCCGAGTACCTGCCATTCCAGGTTGATGGGGAGGTATACATAGGCTCCCCCATGGAGGGGGAGAACTTTGACGCATACCTCGTGGTTAACCCCCTCTCAAGGCCAAAAGAAGATAAGGAAGCCCTTTACGGGTGGCTTTCAGAACACAGGGGCAGGTTGGTCCTCCTCTATGAGGGAAAGTATATAAAGGATTCAATAACACGCTACAGAATTAAGGACTCCATCGATTACTTAATCGCATACAAGAGGGAGACAGCTGGCTTCGAGCAGGTTGACGTTATGAGACTTGAAAACGGACGCGTTGTCGAGAGCAAAACCTACATAAAGAGATACTGATGAGAATGCCAACTCACGCCCGATGACGAGTGGCTTCGGGACTGAACGGTGATGACACCAGCTATCGCCGAGGGCTTTATATACCGTGTCTCCCTCTATCCTCCGGGTGAGAAAGGTGTTCGGGAAGCTCAGGGAGAAGCTCAAGAAGTTCTCAAAGCAGGTCGAGGAGAAGGTCGAGGAGGAAGGGAAGATCCTCCAAGAGGGAACCCCCCAGGAGAAGAAGGGCTTTCTTGAAAAGCTCCTGCAGGTCGAGATAAAGGAGAATGATATAAAAGAGGCACTCGACGAGCTGGAGCTTGAACTCCTCGAAGCAGACGTTACCCTTGAAACCGTTGAGGCCCTGCGCGAGAAGATAAAGGAGAAGCTCGTCGGCAGAAAAGTTCGCATCGGCACCAACAAGGGTAGGATGATAGAGGAGGCCCTACGCGAGGCCGTTCTCGAAATCCTGACCCCCAAGAAGAGAGTGGATCTCCTAAGGGAAATAAGGTTGAAGGAGGGGAAGCCCTTCGTCATAGCCTTCGTCGGCTTCAACGGCTCCGGGAAGACCACCACAATAGCGAAGCTTGCCCACTGGCTCAAGAAGAACGGCCTGAGCGTCGTTATCGCGGCAAGCGACACCTTTAGAGCTGGGGCAATAGAGCAACTCGAAGAGCACACAAAGCGCGTTGGGGTGAAGGTCATAAAGCACGACTACGGCGCAGACCCTGCCGCTGTGGCCTACGACGCAATTCAGCACGCTAGGGCGAGAAACGTTGATGTAGTCCTCATAGACACCGCGGGAAGGAACGAACTCAACAGGAACCTCATGGACGAGATGAAGAAGATAGTCAGGGTGGCAAAGCCTGACCTCATACTCTTTGTCGGCGACAGCCTGAGTGGGAACGCGGTCGTTGAGCAGGCGAAGCAGTTCAATGATGCCGTCAGGATAGATGGAGTCATACTGACGAAGCTAGACGCAGACGCGCGCGGTGGAGCGGCACTAAGCATAAGCAACGCGATAGGTGCTCCAATCCTCTTCGTCGGCGTCGGCCAAGGCTACGACGACCTCAGGCCATTCGACGAGAGGTGGTTCGTGGACAGGATTTTTGGGGAGGGGGTGACTCCCAATTCTTTTCCCTCAGCAGCTGACGGCGAGTGCTCCCGGTATTAGCTGACCTCCTCCCCGCCCTAAAGGGCGAAGCTTTCAGAAGACAATGTAAAATCATGAGCGGAACTCCCACACAGGAAAGAAGAAAAGGTAGAGGAGCGAGCGGAGCTCCATGGATTCACTCACCATCTATTAACACCATAAGGCTGTGAGTTCAGCCGCTATTGTCATATCCAGTTCTCAAAAGAATTGTGTCTTTCTCAACATAATACTCACTGATAGCCCCCCTATTATAGGCAAGTACAAGCTCCCAGACCGCTGCAAAAATAATGGAAAGAACATGTAGAATGAATTCCTTAGGACTCATTAACTTTACCTCCTCTTGGGAGGCTATCTTCACGAGTGCGTCTTAGATCCCCAGTTACCCCACGCTAGGTAGTGATCGTACATATCCCAGCCACTGTGGATTACTAAATGTTGTATGTCATATCCATCCCACACATATCCTGTGCAAATATAAAAACAAATCGACACAGTTGCATGCTCGAGTTCATACATTTCCATTCAAGATTTCCATAACCTCTTCAAAATCCACCCTCGCTGTCATGTCTATGTTTATCGGCGTCACGCTGACCTTCCGCTCGACTTTTAGGGCGTGAGCGTCTGTTCCAGGCTCGAACTCCTTCAAAAGCCTCCCCACTATCCAGTAATAGGGGTTGCCCTTGGGGTCGATCCTCTCCTCAACAGTCGGACAGTAGCGTTTTTTGGAGAGGCGGGTTATCTCGACCGACGTTTCAGGCGTCGCGTCGCTCGGCACGTTGACGTTAAGTATGTGAGTCCCCTCCGGAAGGCCATTCTTCAGGATGGAACCCGCTATCCTCCTCAGGAAGTCAGCAGAAACCGAGAAGTCAACTCCCTCTCCTTCGCCGAGCGTTTTCTTCCACTCCACCTCCAAGCTGATAGCTATGCTCGGTACGTCATGGGTTGCGGCTTCTATGGCGGCAGAAGCCGTTCCAGAGACGGTTATCTCTGTGCTCAGGTTCTCACCGAGGTTTATGCCACTAACGGCCAGGTCAAAGCTTCCAAAGCGGGCAATGGCAAAGACAACGCAGTCCGTCGGCGTTCCATCTATGCCATACGCTATTTTGGCACCGGGGACGTTTATTCGCCTGGCCCTTATAGGTCTGTGAAGCGTCATCGCCCTCCCGCTGGCGCTCATCTGAAAGAGCGGTGCAACCACGTAGACCTCTCCCAGTTCACTCAGGGCTTTAACTGCCGCACGGATTCCGTTCGAGTAAATCCCATCATCATTGGTCAAGAGGATTCTCGGCATGGTACAGGCTCAACCTCACCTTTAAAAACCCTATCCACAAGCCGGCCCTTAGGTGAGAAAATGACCTACTGGACGAGTGAGGACAACGTGGTCGGAAAACCTGGAACTGCACTCTTCATAATCCTCCCAACGATAGGCTGCTACCGCTTCCGCATCGGAGAGGCCTGCTACATGTGCGCCTACCCAACGGCCGCACCGAAGGTGAGGTGGAGTCAGGAGGAAATAGTTGACTACGTTAAAGAAGCGCTGAAGAAAATAGAGGGCAAAAAAGACCCCTTTGCTGTTAGGATGTTCACCTCAGGCTCCTTCCTCGACAACGGCGAGCTGAAGGCAGAAACACGTAGAAAAATCTTTGAAATCCTTGCTGGGATTAACGAGGTCAAGGAAATTGTCATTGAGAGCAGGAGCGAGCTTGTGAGATATGAGGCTGTTAAAGAGCTTGCCGATATCGTCCCGGACAGGCATTTCGAGGTTGCCATCGGCCTGGAGACAGCAAACGACGATATAGCCGACGTCTCAATCAACAAGGGCAACACCTTCGAGGACTTCATTAAGGCGGCAGAGACAACCCACAAAGCGGGAGCGAAGGTAAAGACATATCTCCTGCTCAAGCCAATATTCCTGAGCGAGAGAGACGGGATTAGGGACGCCAAGGAGAGCATAATCAAGGCCGAACCCTACACCGACACTTTCTCGATCAACATAACCGACATCCAAAAGGGGACGCTCTACGAGAGGCTCTGGGAAAGGAAGGAGTACCGCCCGCCGTGGCTCTGGAGTGCGGTTGAGATCCTCCTGTGGGCCAAGAGGAAGTTCCCAGAGAAGAGGATCCTCAGCGATCCCGTTGGGGCGGGTTCAAGACGTGGTCCCCACAACTGTCTGACTGACTACGACAGGACGATAGGCAGGGCCATAAAGAGGTTCTCTGCAACCCAGGACATAAGCCACATAGAGGAACTCAGACCGGAATGCAGCGAGAGGTGGCGCTACATAGTGGAAAACGGCCTCCTCGACTGGCAACTGGTTATGTGGTGATTTCTCTCGGTTCTTTCCAGTTTTCTTCTCCGGCTCTGGTAGCCCCCTTCCATGCTCTTTCGATGGACATAGATGGGTATCCACGAAAGCTTTAAATGTTGACAAACGTAAACAGAGGTAGCAGATTGCAGGTGATGACTATGGCGAACGTCGAAGGAAAAACCGTTGTTGTGAAGGAGAACTACCTAGTGACCGGCAAAGCGAAGGGCGTCGTTGAAATCGACGTCGACACTTTTCTCTGCAAAGGCTGCGGAATCTGCGTCGAGATGTGCCCAAGAAAGGTCTTCGAGTGGAGCAAGGAGCTGAGCGAAAAGGGCGTGCACTATCCCATTCCCGTCAACGCCGAGAAGTGCGTCAAGTGCAAGCTCTGTGAGCTGCTCTGCCCGGATTTTGCCATCGCGGTAAGGTGGTGAGAATGATAATCCGCGGCGACGAGCCGGAGCAGATACGGCTCCTACGGAAGCTCTACAAACCTGGCAACTACTTCATGCAAGGCAATGAGGCAGTATCCTACGGGGCAATCTTCGCGGGATGCCGCTTCTACGCAGGCTATCCGATAACTCCGTCGAGCGAGATAGCGGAGACGATGGCTCGCGAGCTACCTAAACTTCACGGCTACTACCTTCAGATGGAGGACGAGATAGGTAGCATAGCAGCGATGGTAGGTGCCTCGTGGACGGGCTTTAAGGTGATGACCGCAACCTCTGGCCCCGGTTTCAGCCTTATGCAGGAAAACCTAGGTTATGCCGCCATGACGGAAACACCGCTTGTCCTTGTTGACGTTCAGAGAAGCGGGCCGAGCACTGGACAGGCGACGAAGGGTGCGCAGGGAGACTTCTTCCAGGTGAGGTGGGGGACCCACGGCGATCACCCAATGGTCGCTGTTTCTCCAACGGGCGGACAGGACGCCTTCTGGGAGATCATTAGAGCCTTTAACATCGCCGAAAAGCTGAGAACGCCTGTGGTTTTCCTCTTCGATGGAGTTTTGGCCCATACAAGGGAGCAGGTAAGGATTCCAGACGTTGAGGAGGTTGAGATAACCTATCGCAAGCTCCCGGCCAACGAGGAGGAGGGAAAACTGCCCTTCGGAGACCCACACGGCGACGGTGTTCCGCCGATGCCGCTTTTCGGCCACGGCTACTTCACGCACGTAACCGGCTCCACTCATAAGGAGAACGGGCTGAGGGATGTTTACACGCCCGAGGTTCACGACAAACTCGTTAGAAGGCTTCACCGGAAGATAGAACAAAACAGGAACGTTTACGAGAAGTATGAGGAGCACTTCACGGACGATGCCGAAATCCTCGTGGTCAGCTGGGGCGTAACAGCCCGTCCAGCCCTTGGAGCCGTCCTCAAGGCCAGGGAGGAGGGGATAAAGGCGGGACTCTTCGTTCCCAAGACCGTCCATCCGTTCCCGGGGGAGAAAATGAGGGAACTCGGAAAGAAGGTCAGAGCTGTTCTCGTCGCCGAGATGAACCTCGGACAGATGATAATTGAGGTCGAGCGCTACCTCAACGACGACGTCCTGCTTAAGGGCGTCAACAGGATAGGCGGCGTCCCGCTGACTGTTGAGAAAATCCTACGCGAGATAAGGGGTGTTGCCTGATGGCCAAGGAGATTTACTCGAAGTACCCGCTCATCAAGTACCTCCGTAAGGAGGCCTTGCCCACGGCCCTCTGTCCCGGCTGCGGTGGCGGAACAGTTCTAAACGCCTTCGCCAACGCGGTCGACGGGCTAAAGATAGACCCAAAGGACCTCGTGGTCGTCAGCGGAATCGGCTGTTCGGCCTGGATAGCCTCACCTTACTTCCTAG encodes:
- a CDS encoding 2-oxoglutarate ferredoxin oxidoreductase subunit delta; amino-acid sequence: MANVEGKTVVVKENYLVTGKAKGVVEIDVDTFLCKGCGICVEMCPRKVFEWSKELSEKGVHYPIPVNAEKCVKCKLCELLCPDFAIAVRW
- a CDS encoding archaeosine biosynthesis radical SAM protein RaSEA, with amino-acid sequence MTYWTSEDNVVGKPGTALFIILPTIGCYRFRIGEACYMCAYPTAAPKVRWSQEEIVDYVKEALKKIEGKKDPFAVRMFTSGSFLDNGELKAETRRKIFEILAGINEVKEIVIESRSELVRYEAVKELADIVPDRHFEVAIGLETANDDIADVSINKGNTFEDFIKAAETTHKAGAKVKTYLLLKPIFLSERDGIRDAKESIIKAEPYTDTFSINITDIQKGTLYERLWERKEYRPPWLWSAVEILLWAKRKFPEKRILSDPVGAGSRRGPHNCLTDYDRTIGRAIKRFSATQDISHIEELRPECSERWRYIVENGLLDWQLVMW
- a CDS encoding 2-oxoacid:acceptor oxidoreductase subunit alpha — translated: MIIRGDEPEQIRLLRKLYKPGNYFMQGNEAVSYGAIFAGCRFYAGYPITPSSEIAETMARELPKLHGYYLQMEDEIGSIAAMVGASWTGFKVMTATSGPGFSLMQENLGYAAMTETPLVLVDVQRSGPSTGQATKGAQGDFFQVRWGTHGDHPMVAVSPTGGQDAFWEIIRAFNIAEKLRTPVVFLFDGVLAHTREQVRIPDVEEVEITYRKLPANEEEGKLPFGDPHGDGVPPMPLFGHGYFTHVTGSTHKENGLRDVYTPEVHDKLVRRLHRKIEQNRNVYEKYEEHFTDDAEILVVSWGVTARPALGAVLKAREEGIKAGLFVPKTVHPFPGEKMRELGKKVRAVLVAEMNLGQMIIEVERYLNDDVLLKGVNRIGGVPLTVEKILREIRGVA